In Anseongella ginsenosidimutans, one genomic interval encodes:
- a CDS encoding PQQ-dependent sugar dehydrogenase, producing the protein MISTSRFPLIALGLAMSISSCQSSPGKTNGEEVAGPDSTIAPVETKEPNTDYQPAFEGQTRIGGIKTTTPYETEVLSEGLNRPWGITSLPDGRFLITEKEGTMRIASPDGTLSGAITGLPEVNADGQGGLLGLTIDPSFDDNRMVYWAFSEKTPEGNLTAIAKGKLSDDEKTIENAEVIYRATPAHESALHYGSRILFDKTGNLIFSTGERSDLETRPQSQDLNSSLGKVIRITPDGQPAPGNPFENRDDARAEIYSYGHRNVQGLAFHPETGDLWEAEFGPRGGDEINRVAPGKNYGWPVITYGLEYSGEKIGDAIQQKEGMEQPVYYYDPVISPSGITFYSGNAIPEWENNLFVAALSGMHIARLRIEDNKVTGEERLLADEKQRFRGITQGKDGALYAVTDQGRLYRIGK; encoded by the coding sequence ATGATAAGCACATCCAGATTTCCATTAATAGCGCTTGGCCTGGCAATGAGCATCTCTTCCTGTCAGTCTTCCCCGGGAAAGACCAACGGGGAGGAAGTGGCCGGCCCGGACTCGACCATTGCGCCGGTAGAAACAAAGGAACCGAACACAGATTATCAGCCGGCATTTGAGGGGCAAACCCGCATTGGCGGAATAAAAACCACCACTCCGTACGAAACTGAAGTACTGAGCGAGGGGCTCAACAGGCCCTGGGGCATTACCAGTTTGCCCGATGGCCGGTTTTTAATTACCGAAAAAGAAGGCACTATGCGGATTGCTTCCCCTGACGGTACCCTTAGCGGGGCCATCACGGGTCTGCCTGAAGTAAACGCAGACGGACAGGGGGGCTTACTGGGCCTTACCATTGATCCTTCTTTCGATGATAACCGGATGGTTTACTGGGCTTTTTCGGAAAAAACTCCGGAAGGGAACCTCACCGCTATTGCCAAGGGGAAATTATCGGATGATGAAAAGACCATTGAAAATGCGGAAGTGATTTACCGTGCAACTCCGGCTCATGAAAGTGCCTTGCACTACGGATCCCGCATTCTTTTTGATAAAACGGGGAACCTGATTTTTAGCACCGGCGAACGGTCGGACCTGGAAACAAGACCGCAGTCGCAGGATCTGAATTCTTCCCTGGGAAAGGTGATCAGGATCACTCCTGACGGTCAGCCGGCTCCGGGCAACCCCTTTGAGAACAGGGACGATGCCAGGGCGGAAATCTATTCCTATGGGCACAGAAACGTACAAGGCCTTGCTTTCCATCCAGAAACCGGCGATCTCTGGGAAGCGGAATTCGGGCCCCGCGGCGGAGATGAAATAAACCGCGTTGCGCCTGGAAAAAATTACGGATGGCCGGTCATTACATACGGACTGGAATACAGCGGTGAGAAAATAGGGGACGCCATTCAGCAAAAGGAGGGAATGGAGCAGCCGGTATATTATTATGACCCGGTTATTTCTCCCAGCGGGATCACCTTTTATAGTGGCAATGCGATCCCCGAATGGGAAAACAACCTGTTCGTGGCGGCCCTGAGCGGTATGCATATAGCCCGCCTGAGAATTGAAGACAATAAGGTAACCGGCGAAGAGCGGCTGCTCGCCGATGAAAAGCAGCGGTTCCGGGGCATAACCCAGGGTAAAGACGGCGCCCTCTATGCTGTTACCGACCAGGGAAGATTGTACCGGATCGGGAAGTAA